The Marinobacter subterrani genome has a segment encoding these proteins:
- a CDS encoding PA2779 family protein, translating into MALMMTLGSVWSTTASAGMVGTGEVLGQQQVQLDRQQLINMLDRQDVQDKLTDLGVSQDQVKERIQNLTPAELADFEQQLAEAPAGEGVVGIIVLFLLVFIITDMLCATNIFPFVNCIR; encoded by the coding sequence ATGGCCCTGATGATGACCCTGGGCTCCGTCTGGTCGACCACGGCAAGCGCCGGGATGGTTGGAACCGGCGAGGTACTTGGCCAGCAACAGGTCCAGCTGGACCGGCAACAACTGATCAACATGCTCGACCGGCAGGACGTCCAGGACAAGCTGACAGACCTTGGCGTAAGCCAGGACCAGGTCAAGGAACGTATCCAGAACCTCACCCCTGCGGAACTGGCGGATTTTGAGCAGCAACTGGCCGAGGCCCCGGCCGGCGAGGGTGTTGTCGGCATTATTGTGCTGTTCCTGCTGGTATTCATCATCACCGACATGCTGTGTGCCACCAACATCTTCCCATTCGTGAACTGCATTCGATAG